A genomic segment from Tuwongella immobilis encodes:
- a CDS encoding WG repeat-containing protein → METMKTYGMIDLHGNWVVQPKYQNLGSRTLGISTIRLHHGSVGYLFSNGEEFFIKVTDLTSLSAFTGIGTAEFETDDHGFIDLKGIRFGKRKYESLSPNLNGAYHATEDCNAPTSGVVDLQENWIVPPVYAQVNPLVGWGYQCFLPIELTEEELETAGPIQQYCHWFDLNGKQLCPHLPLFELLSSDDPFVVVYHEASNGPTSSLYHSNGQEIQAVPSHILHRYGFSNGLAPACFADNLDQYGYVNMNYEWVIAPQFSEASTFSKWGTAIVKTKNSYGIIRRDGSYIIPPHYRFSIRGGNCGRYIFQDNRTKKYGAFDILGNLVIPPTLDYLSPFYEGVSVASP, encoded by the coding sequence ATGGAAACCATGAAAACATACGGAATGATCGATCTTCACGGTAACTGGGTTGTTCAGCCTAAATATCAAAACCTGGGTAGCCGAACCCTTGGTATCAGCACGATCAGGCTTCATCATGGCTCCGTCGGATATCTTTTCTCAAACGGAGAAGAGTTTTTCATCAAAGTAACAGACCTCACAAGTCTCTCCGCGTTTACAGGGATTGGAACTGCTGAATTTGAAACTGATGATCACGGGTTCATCGATCTAAAGGGAATTCGCTTTGGAAAACGGAAATATGAGAGCTTGTCTCCCAATTTAAACGGAGCGTATCATGCTACCGAAGACTGTAATGCTCCAACCTCGGGAGTTGTTGATCTGCAAGAAAACTGGATCGTCCCACCAGTGTACGCTCAAGTCAACCCACTTGTTGGATGGGGATATCAATGCTTTCTTCCAATCGAGTTAACTGAGGAAGAATTAGAAACCGCTGGACCAATTCAACAGTACTGCCACTGGTTTGATCTGAACGGGAAGCAGCTTTGTCCTCATCTTCCCTTGTTTGAATTACTCTCATCCGATGACCCATTCGTTGTTGTCTACCACGAAGCTTCGAACGGCCCAACATCATCCCTTTATCATAGTAATGGACAAGAGATTCAGGCGGTCCCAAGCCATATTTTGCATCGTTATGGGTTTTCAAATGGACTCGCGCCAGCATGCTTTGCTGATAATCTGGATCAATATGGCTATGTAAACATGAATTATGAATGGGTTATTGCACCACAATTTTCTGAAGCGTCAACGTTCTCGAAATGGGGAACTGCCATTGTAAAAACCAAAAATTCATATGGAATTATCAGACGTGATGGCAGCTATATCATTCCGCCACATTATCGATTCTCGATTCGCGGTGGTAACTGCGGTCGATATATTTTTCAAGATAATCGAACGAAAAAGTATGGAGCGTTTGACATCCTAGGGAATCTTGTGATTCCTCCGACTTTGGACTATCTCTCTCCATTTTATGAAGGTGTATCTGTTGCGAGTCCCTGA
- a CDS encoding MOSC domain-containing protein — MTGELIGIFITSEEGGQPISVPNVDAIAGKGLRGDRYQMPEATPRKQLPDQQVTLIAIEAIQAANEKLQQAFPPEQFRRNLLTQNVDLNALVGQIFTIGSVQLRGVEPCDPCRRLEKFTCKGMIAALKKHGGLRCEILQSGTLHPGLPIQLTPTPEDAA; from the coding sequence ATGACCGGCGAACTCATCGGCATCTTCATCACCTCCGAAGAAGGCGGACAACCCATCTCCGTCCCCAACGTCGATGCCATCGCCGGCAAAGGTCTTCGCGGTGATCGCTACCAAATGCCCGAAGCAACCCCCCGAAAACAACTCCCCGATCAGCAAGTCACCCTCATCGCCATCGAAGCCATCCAAGCCGCCAACGAAAAACTCCAACAAGCGTTCCCGCCAGAGCAGTTCCGCCGAAATCTGCTGACCCAAAACGTCGATCTCAACGCACTCGTCGGCCAAATCTTCACCATCGGCTCCGTCCAACTCCGCGGCGTCGAACCCTGCGACCCCTGCCGCCGACTCGAAAAATTCACCTGCAAAGGCATGATCGCCGCCCTCAAAAAACACGGCGGGCTCCGCTGCGAAATCCTCCAGTCCGGCACCCTCCATCCCGGCCTCCCCATCCAACTCACCCCCACCCCCGAAGACGCGGCATGA
- a CDS encoding DUF4198 domain-containing protein: MIRNWFALVMSLSVVSMVSAHFVFLVPDAKNPAQLVAVFSEDLEVDENVPADRLKGLKLWSLSDAGQPAALETTVGENCLKADLGKQAANVQYGTLTYGVMKRGEMPAFLLAYHPKVVRGGVTAKAATVGSERVPVELIPIVTGTNVKFQLLAEGKPLADAEVNVIAGDGEKSKLRTSAEGLTSAVSASGLVGAYAKFTRAKPGEHDGKAYTEARHYATLVVDFRK, translated from the coding sequence ATGATTCGCAATTGGTTCGCGTTGGTGATGAGCCTGAGTGTGGTGTCGATGGTCTCGGCGCATTTCGTGTTTTTGGTGCCGGATGCCAAGAACCCGGCGCAGTTGGTGGCGGTGTTTAGCGAAGATTTGGAAGTGGATGAAAATGTTCCCGCGGATCGGCTGAAGGGGCTGAAGTTGTGGTCGCTCAGCGATGCCGGGCAGCCCGCCGCGCTGGAGACCACGGTGGGTGAGAATTGCCTGAAAGCGGATCTCGGCAAGCAAGCGGCGAACGTGCAATATGGCACGCTGACTTACGGCGTGATGAAGCGGGGCGAGATGCCGGCCTTCTTGCTGGCGTACCACCCGAAAGTGGTGCGTGGCGGCGTGACCGCGAAGGCAGCCACGGTGGGGAGCGAGCGCGTCCCGGTTGAACTGATCCCGATTGTCACGGGCACGAACGTGAAATTCCAATTGCTCGCGGAAGGCAAACCGTTGGCCGATGCGGAAGTGAATGTCATTGCTGGAGATGGCGAAAAGAGCAAGCTGCGCACCAGCGCCGAAGGATTGACGTCGGCGGTGTCGGCGTCGGGGTTGGTGGGGGCGTATGCGAAGTTCACGCGGGCCAAGCCGGGCGAGCATGACGGCAAGGCGTACACCGAAGCCCGCCATTACGCGACGCTGGTGGTTGATTTCCGCAAGTAA
- a CDS encoding tetratricopeptide repeat protein, translating to MSRLECMVRTALDCYERGDLFGAQRLAREGLQRDSDHGGLWQLLGVVSFQLEQWSDALEAFEQASVRIPLNAVARFAWADLCLRIGQESDARTMLRFLAIPGQCPTAMLPDLSRLLGRVGEYRRALQVCKRLIQRQPWYHPAYYGAAFYLRKLGKSPRRIALLLEAAHRLAPTAATYRISLAMTRCRQRQFAAAVELLRPVDVTQIRCLTCLKQFRRAAMQVIDFALAARIHEQIRVLSQSPPASDSQSDPDLFS from the coding sequence ATGAGTCGATTGGAATGCATGGTTCGCACCGCGCTTGACTGCTATGAACGTGGCGACCTGTTTGGTGCGCAACGTCTGGCACGCGAAGGACTTCAACGCGATTCGGACCATGGCGGATTGTGGCAACTGCTGGGGGTCGTGTCGTTTCAGTTGGAACAGTGGTCCGATGCGCTGGAAGCGTTTGAGCAAGCCAGCGTGCGGATTCCACTGAATGCCGTGGCCCGATTCGCCTGGGCGGACTTATGCCTGCGAATCGGCCAGGAATCGGATGCCCGAACGATGCTCCGCTTCCTGGCGATTCCGGGCCAATGTCCCACGGCCATGCTGCCGGATTTGTCCCGCTTATTGGGGCGAGTCGGCGAATATCGGCGGGCCTTGCAGGTGTGCAAACGGCTGATCCAACGCCAACCGTGGTACCATCCCGCCTATTACGGAGCGGCATTCTATCTGCGAAAATTGGGGAAATCACCGCGACGAATCGCCCTGTTGTTGGAAGCCGCCCACCGATTGGCCCCAACCGCAGCCACCTATCGCATCAGTTTGGCGATGACGCGATGCCGCCAACGCCAATTCGCCGCCGCAGTCGAATTGCTTCGGCCAGTGGATGTCACGCAGATTCGCTGTCTCACCTGTCTGAAACAATTTCGTCGTGCCGCCATGCAGGTGATTGACTTCGCATTGGCCGCCCGCATCCACGAACAAATCCGCGTGTTGAGCCAATCGCCCCCCGCTTCCGATTCGCAATCCGATCCCGATCTCTTCTCGTAA
- a CDS encoding class I SAM-dependent methyltransferase, protein MMSRIPPSVGTAKRHRPALSGVPETMLWPLINRAAEARRPAPLLDDPEAIRIVDSLDYPFAEHFGPPDLSHVHRALVMDRLIRMWLRQHPAGQIVALGEGLETQWFRVDNGRLTWRSIDLPEAIAVRREFLPDTDRHQNWSGSALDVQWMESLDDTRTRPTLITAAGLLMYFRPEQVRTLIHEMGNRLPGVTLLLDVIPPWMSRWTLRGFRVTPQYTAPPMPWGITRRQLLAMQTWHPAIERVEAVDYFASRGIRGAMIRMVRNTPGLWNHLPMIGKMTFRRETVSAN, encoded by the coding sequence ATGATGAGCCGAATACCGCCCAGCGTGGGGACCGCGAAACGCCATCGCCCCGCGCTTTCGGGTGTGCCGGAAACCATGCTTTGGCCGTTAATCAATCGCGCAGCCGAGGCACGCCGCCCGGCACCACTGCTGGATGATCCCGAAGCCATTCGGATTGTCGATTCGTTGGATTATCCCTTTGCCGAACATTTCGGGCCGCCGGATCTCAGTCATGTGCATCGAGCGTTGGTGATGGATCGACTCATTCGCATGTGGTTGCGACAGCACCCCGCCGGGCAGATTGTCGCACTCGGCGAAGGCCTCGAAACCCAATGGTTCCGGGTGGACAACGGTCGCCTGACCTGGCGATCGATCGATCTGCCCGAGGCCATCGCCGTGCGACGGGAATTTCTCCCGGACACCGATCGACATCAAAATTGGTCCGGTTCGGCATTGGATGTGCAGTGGATGGAATCGCTCGACGACACTCGAACTCGGCCCACGCTGATTACCGCCGCCGGGTTGCTGATGTACTTTCGACCGGAGCAGGTGCGGACGCTGATTCACGAGATGGGCAACCGCTTGCCCGGTGTGACCCTGCTGTTGGATGTGATTCCACCGTGGATGTCGCGCTGGACGCTTCGTGGATTCCGAGTGACGCCGCAATACACCGCCCCGCCAATGCCGTGGGGCATCACGCGGCGGCAACTGCTGGCCATGCAGACGTGGCATCCAGCCATTGAGCGCGTCGAGGCGGTGGATTACTTCGCCAGTCGAGGAATTCGAGGCGCCATGATTCGCATGGTTCGCAATACGCCGGGATTGTGGAATCATCTGCCGATGATCGGCAAAATGACCTTCCGCCGCGAAACCGTCTCGGCCAACTAA
- a CDS encoding tetratricopeptide repeat protein, with protein MWHYRHPLGIACLVMVGAVGCSREHTRPAPQSTIPGMVAPASTGEPPLAGGMLSRSSRKSSEPKVLRPDTLMLLAEMRTDAANAGGYSDSQRQALLQSAKDHYQQVLAQVPNHAGAMRGLARLHDQSGDVASAHQMYQQMLQQTPKDGSLWYEYAMSKARRQDYQGAIETLHQGMGYDPQEANLKKAMGFCLAQTGRVDEGCQWLMQTMPEADARANLAGVLLKSNQHQAAKTQLEMAMRLNPNHPTAVSLAQAFGRPADAQPETNVVLTAMPIATGDPSKLPPLPPNQPIQQAQAVQPIGNSTPSVPATSPNGVIPAMHTQPIASPMLAPGATPLMAPGAAGTVGGVMHPLSNVPPLSPIPQEPMATPATPTATPTNAIPMPNE; from the coding sequence ATGTGGCATTATCGTCATCCGTTGGGAATTGCCTGTCTGGTCATGGTGGGGGCGGTTGGCTGCTCCCGCGAGCATACCCGTCCCGCTCCGCAATCGACCATCCCTGGGATGGTTGCCCCTGCTTCCACCGGCGAACCCCCTCTTGCCGGCGGAATGCTCAGCCGATCCTCACGCAAATCGTCTGAGCCAAAGGTGTTACGGCCCGACACGCTGATGTTATTGGCCGAAATGCGAACCGATGCCGCCAATGCTGGTGGCTACTCGGATTCGCAACGCCAAGCGCTGTTGCAATCTGCCAAGGATCATTATCAACAAGTGCTGGCGCAGGTGCCCAATCACGCTGGGGCGATGCGTGGCTTGGCGCGGCTACACGATCAATCCGGAGATGTGGCGTCTGCCCATCAGATGTATCAACAAATGTTGCAGCAAACGCCCAAGGATGGCTCGCTCTGGTATGAGTATGCCATGTCGAAGGCCCGCCGCCAGGATTATCAAGGGGCCATCGAAACGCTGCATCAGGGGATGGGGTACGATCCCCAAGAAGCCAATCTGAAAAAGGCGATGGGGTTCTGCTTGGCGCAGACCGGGCGAGTGGATGAAGGCTGCCAATGGCTGATGCAAACGATGCCAGAGGCGGACGCGCGAGCGAATCTTGCCGGGGTGTTGCTCAAGAGCAATCAGCACCAGGCGGCGAAGACCCAATTGGAAATGGCGATGCGGCTGAATCCGAATCACCCAACGGCCGTGTCCTTGGCGCAGGCGTTTGGCCGACCGGCGGATGCCCAGCCGGAAACGAATGTCGTGCTGACCGCGATGCCGATTGCGACGGGTGATCCCTCGAAGCTGCCGCCGTTGCCGCCGAATCAGCCCATCCAGCAAGCGCAAGCCGTTCAGCCGATTGGGAATAGCACGCCGTCTGTGCCTGCAACCTCGCCCAATGGTGTGATCCCGGCGATGCACACGCAACCGATCGCGTCTCCGATGTTGGCTCCTGGGGCGACTCCGCTGATGGCTCCGGGGGCGGCTGGCACGGTCGGCGGGGTGATGCATCCGCTATCGAATGTTCCGCCGCTGTCGCCGATTCCGCAAGAACCGATGGCCACACCGGCCACCCCGACGGCCACTCCGACGAATGCCATTCCGATGCCGAACGAATGA
- a CDS encoding ATP-binding protein — MTTFLSASDMENSNVPDAPLAPETMQQSGLTLGFLNDMILRTLYVRGSMIGRDLALYLCLPFKVIRDPLKFLKDEKCIQIDGGDLVGEVSYKFSLTDLGRKRATEAMQVCAYVGPAPVPLEDYVEQTYRQAVTGILCYPETLQAPFSHLVLRDELFNAIGPAIISGRSVFIYGPPGNGKTAIARSIGEFMNTAGGAIYIPHAFVADGNIITMYDPSLHQIDDPGVDGSDDSDASVRRLLSTGTLDARWVRIRRPVIVVGGELNLDMLDLRYNDEAKFYQAPIHFKANGGVFLIDDFGRQLVSPKELLNRWILPLEDRHDFLTVASGKKFQVPFEQLIIFSTNLDPKALVDDAFLRRIRHKVEINAPTRETYEAIFNSVCRRLGMNTCPEAIDYMYERYYSQGRSPRASDCRDLLEIVQSICRYRRQPIHLTRDLMVESAATFIAEFK, encoded by the coding sequence ATGACGACCTTTCTGTCTGCTTCCGACATGGAAAATAGCAATGTCCCCGATGCACCGTTGGCACCGGAGACGATGCAGCAATCTGGCCTGACATTGGGCTTTCTCAATGATATGATCTTGCGAACGCTGTATGTGCGTGGCTCGATGATTGGCCGCGACTTGGCGTTGTATCTTTGCCTGCCGTTTAAGGTGATCCGCGATCCGCTCAAGTTTCTCAAAGACGAAAAGTGCATTCAGATTGATGGCGGCGATCTTGTCGGGGAAGTCAGCTACAAATTCAGCCTCACCGATTTGGGCCGAAAGCGGGCGACTGAGGCGATGCAAGTCTGTGCCTATGTTGGGCCTGCGCCGGTGCCGCTGGAAGATTATGTCGAGCAGACCTACCGGCAGGCCGTCACCGGGATTTTGTGCTACCCCGAAACATTGCAAGCGCCGTTTTCGCATTTGGTATTGCGGGATGAACTCTTCAACGCCATTGGACCGGCGATTATCTCCGGTCGATCCGTATTCATTTACGGCCCTCCGGGAAACGGCAAGACGGCCATTGCGCGGTCGATCGGCGAGTTCATGAACACGGCCGGCGGTGCGATCTACATTCCGCATGCGTTTGTTGCGGATGGTAACATTATTACCATGTATGACCCGTCGCTGCACCAGATCGATGATCCTGGAGTCGATGGCAGCGATGACAGCGATGCCTCGGTGCGGCGGTTGCTCAGCACCGGCACGCTGGACGCCCGCTGGGTGCGCATCCGCCGACCGGTCATCGTCGTCGGTGGGGAATTGAATCTGGACATGCTCGATCTGCGCTACAACGATGAGGCCAAATTCTACCAAGCGCCCATTCACTTTAAGGCCAACGGCGGCGTGTTCTTGATCGACGACTTTGGCCGGCAGTTGGTCAGCCCCAAGGAACTCCTCAATCGTTGGATTTTGCCGCTCGAAGATCGGCATGACTTTTTGACTGTCGCCAGTGGGAAGAAATTCCAAGTGCCATTCGAGCAATTGATTATCTTTTCGACAAACTTGGACCCCAAAGCGCTGGTCGATGATGCGTTCTTGCGTCGAATTCGGCACAAAGTCGAAATCAATGCCCCCACGCGGGAGACGTATGAGGCCATTTTCAACAGCGTCTGTCGGCGGCTGGGAATGAACACCTGCCCCGAGGCAATTGACTACATGTATGAACGGTATTACTCGCAAGGTCGATCGCCGCGGGCGAGTGATTGTCGAGATTTGTTGGAGATTGTGCAGTCGATTTGCCGATACCGCAGGCAACCGATTCATCTCACTCGGGATTTAATGGTTGAGTCGGCTGCGACGTTTATTGCGGAATTTAAGTAA
- a CDS encoding type II secretion system F family protein, protein MDLQAFIPYIVFLVVAGGLWVILNLFTQKENVAEERLDRIGRPKSLADLEEMAKEDEQKKFQNIRDMVSTLGKGMEPKNDAERNTLKTKLANAGFHRDIHMTVFFGLVMAFRLMSLLPPVLFYLLDPSQEPQIYLFVAVASVAGGWVIPSFVFDFMIAARQQAIFLTLPDALDLMVVCVESGLGLDAAMRKVNDEMAGHAPVLCEEFALANLQLQMGVPRREVLHELGVRTGVDDMRSLAAILIQADRFGSSIAQALRVQSDSMRTRRRQIAEEKAAKTAVQLIFPLVLFIFPAIFVVLVGPAAIQISKVSL, encoded by the coding sequence ATGGATCTGCAAGCGTTCATTCCGTATATCGTGTTTTTGGTGGTTGCGGGTGGGTTGTGGGTCATCCTCAATCTGTTCACCCAGAAAGAAAATGTTGCCGAAGAGCGGCTCGACCGCATCGGGCGTCCGAAATCATTGGCCGACTTGGAAGAGATGGCCAAAGAAGACGAACAGAAGAAATTTCAAAATATCCGCGATATGGTTTCAACCCTTGGCAAAGGGATGGAGCCGAAAAACGATGCGGAACGCAACACGCTGAAAACCAAACTGGCGAATGCGGGCTTTCATCGTGATATTCACATGACTGTCTTCTTCGGGTTGGTGATGGCGTTCCGATTGATGTCGCTGTTGCCGCCGGTGTTGTTCTATCTGCTCGATCCCTCCCAAGAGCCGCAAATCTACCTCTTCGTCGCTGTGGCTTCGGTGGCGGGGGGCTGGGTGATTCCCTCGTTCGTGTTTGATTTTATGATTGCCGCACGCCAGCAGGCGATTTTCTTGACGTTGCCCGATGCGCTCGACTTGATGGTGGTCTGCGTGGAGTCCGGGTTGGGGTTGGATGCGGCCATGCGGAAGGTCAACGATGAGATGGCCGGGCACGCCCCGGTGCTCTGCGAAGAGTTCGCCCTGGCCAACCTGCAATTGCAGATGGGCGTCCCCCGCCGCGAGGTGCTGCATGAGTTGGGCGTTCGTACGGGGGTGGATGATATGCGCTCGTTGGCGGCCATTTTGATTCAAGCCGACCGGTTTGGATCGAGTATTGCCCAAGCTTTACGCGTACAATCCGATTCTATGCGAACTCGGCGCCGTCAAATTGCCGAAGAAAAGGCTGCGAAGACTGCAGTGCAACTGATCTTCCCGCTGGTGCTGTTTATCTTCCCGGCGATTTTCGTCGTGTTGGTCGGCCCGGCAGCGATCCAAATTTCGAAGGTGTCGCTGTAA
- a CDS encoding type II secretion system F family protein: MEDYLIPALVFVVVAGIGVVITLFSTGGENNKAAERLDTLVGRNVPRKESSADLLFKQAYDELGKKTIFDKFMPEALNLEKALQQADLPYRPSAIFAVAVGMALVGATFSAVVANIFVAPIGGGLMFALPFMWVQFKRNARMKAFAAQLSDAMELVARALRAGHSLAAGMHVVAEEMPAPISKEFARVYEEQNLGIPLEEALRGMVDRVPNMDLKFFVTAVAIQRQTGGDLAEILDRIGYIIRERYKILGQVKALTAEGRLSGIVLVSLPIGLLLLMLHMKPDYIALLWEDPMGQLMSVGAVIFMLIGSYAIKKIIDIKV, translated from the coding sequence ATGGAAGATTATCTCATTCCTGCACTGGTGTTTGTGGTGGTTGCCGGCATCGGCGTGGTCATCACCCTGTTCTCCACCGGGGGAGAGAACAACAAAGCCGCAGAACGGCTGGATACCCTGGTGGGACGGAATGTTCCCCGGAAAGAATCCTCCGCCGATCTGTTGTTCAAGCAAGCCTATGATGAACTGGGCAAAAAGACGATTTTCGACAAGTTCATGCCCGAAGCACTGAACCTCGAAAAGGCGTTGCAACAAGCGGATTTGCCCTACCGCCCCAGTGCGATCTTCGCCGTCGCAGTGGGGATGGCCCTGGTGGGTGCCACCTTTAGTGCCGTGGTCGCCAACATTTTTGTCGCTCCCATCGGTGGCGGGTTGATGTTTGCGCTGCCGTTTATGTGGGTGCAATTCAAGCGAAATGCCCGCATGAAGGCGTTCGCCGCCCAACTTTCGGATGCCATGGAGCTGGTGGCCCGGGCGTTACGCGCTGGTCACTCGCTGGCAGCGGGGATGCATGTCGTTGCCGAAGAAATGCCCGCCCCCATCAGTAAAGAATTTGCGCGTGTGTACGAAGAGCAGAACCTTGGCATCCCGCTGGAAGAAGCGCTGCGAGGCATGGTGGATCGCGTTCCGAATATGGACTTGAAGTTCTTCGTCACGGCCGTTGCCATTCAGCGACAAACCGGGGGTGACTTGGCCGAAATTCTGGACCGAATTGGCTACATCATCCGCGAACGCTACAAGATTTTGGGCCAAGTGAAGGCGCTGACCGCCGAAGGTCGCCTCTCCGGGATCGTGCTGGTCAGCCTGCCCATTGGCCTGTTGCTGCTGATGTTGCACATGAAGCCGGACTACATTGCGCTCCTGTGGGAAGATCCCATGGGCCAGTTGATGAGTGTTGGTGCGGTCATCTTTATGCTCATCGGTTCGTACGCGATCAAGAAAATTATCGATATCAAGGTCTAA
- a CDS encoding CpaF family protein: MGSMANIGQKNEELKRQIHAKLVERLDFTRVKDVNNNEQLRREVRRVIEALCDTENPMLSRGDRELIIESILDEVLGFGPLEPLLKDPTVSDILVNGPKSVYVERRGKLEKTEIVFRDNDHLLQIIDRIVSKVGRRVDETSPLVDARLPDGSRVNAVIPPIALDGASLSIRRFGSNPLKLEDLLNYKAFSPEMAMLMEAAIKARLNIVISGGTGCGKTTLLNTLSSFIPNDERLVTIEDAAELQLQQDHVVRLETRPPNIEGKGAVTTRDLVKNALRMRPERIIIGECRGAETLDMLQAMNTGHSGSMTTLHANTPREGLSRLETMIMMGGFELPLKAMRQQIASAVDVVIQANRLQGGPRKVTSITEVMNMEQDIIIMQEIFRYKQLGIDQNGKAYGQFEATGVRPSFINRLEAKGIKLPSNMFSERILMRD; encoded by the coding sequence ATGGGAAGTATGGCCAACATCGGCCAGAAAAACGAAGAACTCAAGCGACAAATTCACGCCAAGCTGGTGGAACGCCTGGATTTCACCCGTGTCAAGGATGTCAACAACAACGAGCAGCTTCGCCGTGAAGTGCGTCGCGTGATCGAAGCGTTGTGCGATACCGAAAATCCCATGCTCTCCCGAGGCGACCGGGAACTCATCATCGAATCGATTCTCGATGAAGTGCTCGGGTTCGGCCCACTGGAACCGTTGCTCAAAGACCCCACCGTGAGCGATATTCTGGTCAACGGCCCCAAGAGCGTGTATGTCGAACGCCGCGGGAAGTTGGAAAAGACCGAAATCGTCTTCCGCGATAACGACCATTTGCTGCAAATCATCGACCGAATCGTCTCGAAGGTCGGTCGTCGGGTGGATGAAACCTCGCCGTTGGTCGATGCCCGGTTGCCGGACGGCTCGCGCGTGAACGCGGTCATTCCACCCATTGCGCTGGACGGTGCCTCGCTGTCGATTCGTCGATTCGGTTCCAATCCGCTCAAGCTCGAAGATTTGCTCAATTATAAAGCCTTCTCGCCGGAAATGGCGATGCTGATGGAAGCGGCAATCAAGGCTCGCTTGAATATTGTGATCTCCGGCGGTACCGGTTGCGGTAAAACCACGCTGCTCAACACGCTGTCCAGCTTCATTCCCAACGATGAGCGGCTGGTGACGATCGAAGACGCCGCCGAGTTGCAACTCCAGCAAGATCACGTGGTTCGGTTGGAAACGCGGCCGCCCAACATTGAAGGCAAAGGTGCGGTGACCACCCGCGACCTGGTGAAGAACGCCCTGCGGATGCGGCCAGAACGCATCATCATTGGGGAATGCCGGGGCGCGGAAACTTTGGACATGTTGCAGGCCATGAACACGGGTCACTCCGGTTCGATGACCACGCTGCACGCCAACACCCCCCGCGAAGGGTTGTCGCGCTTGGAAACCATGATCATGATGGGCGGCTTTGAATTGCCGCTCAAGGCGATGCGGCAACAAATCGCCTCGGCGGTGGATGTGGTGATTCAGGCGAATCGTCTGCAGGGCGGTCCGCGAAAGGTCACCAGCATTACCGAAGTGATGAACATGGAACAAGACATTATCATCATGCAGGAAATCTTCCGGTACAAACAGTTGGGGATTGATCAGAACGGCAAAGCCTATGGCCAATTTGAAGCCACCGGCGTGCGACCGTCGTTCATCAACCGGCTGGAAGCGAAGGGGATTAAGCTCCCTTCGAATATGTTCTCGGAACGGATTCTGATGCGGGATTGA
- a CDS encoding nucleotide-binding protein → MQRIAIVDPSETSREALRTSLLGVDFVWLEAVCAKYEYFDDVIKSSVPDLVIVALDSDRNRALMMISQICAQYPKLPILTISSDHQALLQSLQRGARYFLTLPLEFESLLTSLRRALNESGTYVQGPGVPDPGTRSTLTVALLGSRGGVGCTTIGVNLAATLAADPNNNVALIDLDLALGDADIVMDMSQMDTLSMADVARNIERLDMNFLKRAAARHPETGVSLLRHPLEMHEISLIHEGHVERILNLLRISYNHMILDLSKGLLPTDLMGLRLADVILLVAQLDLSSLRNVVRMLHTLQIEDNLAEKVRVVVNRVGGEGQEDPISLKKAEEVIGKSIFWQIPNDSKAVAAARIEGKPLIQFAPRSRVQQSMAGMAAALCGKTSTASAPPDKPGKGSGWGRFFGRS, encoded by the coding sequence ATGCAACGTATCGCAATCGTCGATCCCTCGGAAACAAGCCGGGAAGCACTCCGCACGTCGTTGCTCGGGGTCGATTTTGTCTGGCTTGAGGCGGTTTGTGCGAAATACGAATATTTTGATGATGTGATTAAAAGCTCGGTGCCGGATCTGGTCATCGTCGCGCTCGATTCGGATCGAAATCGGGCACTGATGATGATTTCGCAAATTTGTGCCCAATATCCCAAACTTCCCATTCTCACCATCAGTTCGGATCACCAAGCCTTGCTGCAATCGCTGCAGCGCGGGGCACGCTACTTCCTGACCTTGCCGTTGGAATTTGAAAGCCTGTTGACCTCGTTGCGTCGCGCGTTGAACGAATCGGGCACGTATGTGCAAGGTCCGGGGGTACCCGATCCGGGAACCCGCAGCACGTTGACAGTGGCACTGCTGGGGTCGCGTGGCGGGGTTGGTTGTACGACCATTGGCGTGAATCTGGCGGCGACGCTGGCGGCCGATCCCAACAACAACGTCGCGCTCATCGACCTGGACTTGGCGCTGGGCGATGCGGACATTGTCATGGATATGTCCCAGATGGACACGCTTTCCATGGCGGATGTGGCTCGGAATATCGAACGGCTGGACATGAACTTTCTGAAGCGGGCGGCGGCTCGACACCCGGAAACGGGGGTGAGTTTGCTTCGGCATCCGCTGGAAATGCACGAAATTAGCTTGATCCACGAGGGGCACGTCGAGCGGATCTTGAATCTGCTTCGGATCTCGTATAATCATATGATTCTGGATCTAAGCAAAGGGCTACTCCCCACCGATTTGATGGGATTGCGGCTCGCCGATGTGATTCTGTTGGTCGCTCAACTCGATTTGAGCAGCCTGCGCAATGTGGTCCGCATGTTGCACACGCTGCAAATCGAAGATAACCTGGCCGAGAAGGTTCGGGTGGTGGTCAACCGCGTTGGCGGGGAAGGTCAGGAAGACCCCATTAGCCTGAAGAAGGCCGAAGAAGTGATCGGGAAATCGATTTTCTGGCAGATTCCCAACGATTCCAAAGCGGTTGCCGCGGCCCGAATCGAAGGGAAACCGCTGATTCAGTTTGCGCCACGATCGCGCGTGCAGCAAAGCATGGCGGGGATGGCGGCGGCCTTGTGCGGGAAAACATCCACCGCGTCGGCTCCGCCCGACAAGCCCGGCAAAGGCAGCGGTTGGGGGCGGTTCTTTGGTCGATCGTAA